Proteins from a single region of Spodoptera frugiperda isolate SF20-4 chromosome 8, AGI-APGP_CSIRO_Sfru_2.0, whole genome shotgun sequence:
- the LOC118275908 gene encoding DNA repair protein XRCC3, whose amino-acid sequence MNLRNILPPNIYDVIDRAGISTERQIILLSIWDIKKYTNLNLDDILLLKNIVTEHVCPTVSTGKEELKRFNCNKAGVTTGCTGIDNLLAGGFRRGTLTEVFGESASGKTQLGLQVALNNWAQGCVYICTEDLFPTKRFEEMKTSLPQFDSRIDYGKNIFVEHITEAIDLLSCLRVRLPKLLEQHQLALIVIDSIAAPFRCETNNYVKRAEDLREVAILLTSMAQKFDLAILCINQVTASFEDSNSVLPALGLAWSNMVTTRLMLKKTLNILDGKSLGKITNHQIAYNHETCIRELHVMFAPHLSNMSTQFIVTASGIQDIPK is encoded by the coding sequence ATGAACCTTAGAAATATATTGCCTCCCAATATATATGACGTGATTGACAGAGCCGGAATATCGACGGAGAGACAAATCATTCTTTTGTCAATTTGGGATATCAAGAAATACacaaatttgaatttagacGATATCTTGCTGCTCAAAAATATCGTGACTGAACACGTCTGCCCTACGGTTTCTACGGGTAAAGAAGAACTGAAGagatttaattgtaataaagcAGGAGTGACAACAGGTTGTACTGGAATAGATAACCTGTTGGCAGGTGGCTTTCGCAGAGGCACATTAACAGAAGTGTTTGGAGAAAGTGCCAGTGGAAAGACGCAGCTAGGACTACAAGTAGCACTTAATAACTGGGCTCAGGGATGTGTTTATATTTGCACGGAAGATTTGTTTCCAACTAAAAGATTTGAGGAAATGAAAACATCTCTTCCCCAGTTTGACTCAAGAATTGACTATGGGAAGAATATATTTGTGGAACATATAACAGAAGCAATAGATCTATTGTCTTGTTTAAGGGTTAGATTGCCCAAGTTGCTAGAACAGCATCAATTAGCACTTATAGTGATTGACTCTATAGCAGCACCATTTAGATGTGAAACTAATAACTATGTGAAGAGAGCTGAAGATTTAAGGGAAGTTGCTATTCTTTTAACATCAATGGCTCAAAAGTTTGATTTAGCCATTCTGTGTATAAACCAAGTCACAGCATCTTTTGAAGACTCCAACAGTGTTTTGCCAGCATTAGGCCTGGCATGGTCCAATATGGTTACCACCAGATTAATGttaaagaaaactttaaatatattagATGGTAAAAGTTTAGGAAAAATAACCAATCACCAGATTGCTTATAATCATGAAACCTGTATCAGAGAACTGCATGTAATGTTTGCCCCTCATTTATCCAATATGTCAACACAATTCATTGTTACAGCTAGTGGCATACAGGACAttcctaaataa
- the LOC118275911 gene encoding pterin-4-alpha-carbinolamine dehydratase — MLTNSFLLGSIRSIAIHFHPAGSKPALNASRTIARYASVSSASPNRRKMADKLTQEERDTQLQPLLQSGWKVQNNRDAIEKEFQFKDFNQAFGFMTRVALLAEKMDHHPEWFNVYNKLQVTLSSHDVNGLSKRDIRMATFMDKNYSN; from the exons ATGTTGACGAACAGCTTTTTGTTAGGTAGCATTCGCTCTATAGCGATACACTTTCACCCCGCAGGGTCGAAGCCTGCGCTCAATGCCAGTCGGACCATCGCGCGATACGCTAGTGTTTCGTCAGCCTCGCCCAATAGGAGGAAAATG GCAGATAAACTGACACAAGAAGAGCGCGACACGCAGCTCCAGCCACTGCTGCAGTCTGGTTGGAAAGTACAAAACAACCGGGATGCTATTGAGAAAGAATTCCAATTCAAGGATTTCAACCAGGCCTTTGGCTTCATGACTAGAGTAGCACTGCTGGCTGAGAAAATGGATCATCACCCAGAGTGGTTTAATGTGTATAATAAACTCCAA GTTACCCTGTCTTCTCATGATGTTAATGGGCTCAGTAAGAGAGACATCAGAATGGCAACATTTATGGACAAAAACTACAGCAACtaa
- the LOC118275910 gene encoding L-threonine ammonia-lyase isoform X2 — translation MVAHTQREFGIHIHYKLEFMQKMGSFKERGILNALHLLPPDKKKLGVVMASSGNEGVSLSYHAAKMNIPVIVILPMCIPIEKMQRCHLYGAKVIVQGSNLMEAQKYARALAKDKGLTFLNGRDHPHILAGYGSMALEILETTPFLDAVIVPVGSGGLAAATATVVKHLKPSVLIYGVQPEAMPTFFNSLESDEPVQLAIQTNIADAVSVSNVGCNAYATAKPLLDKMLLVKEDWVARAMLHLLEREKFIVEGAGACPLAAIMGNLVPELKLKNVVCILSGGNVDNILLNRCMERGLASEGRLIIFRVGIRNDPMAKSNLMSLISSGGYNIHRHFQDNSWTEGDAYYVEMKMVCEAKGLAHALELKRTIDRVYPCTAVFENEPFNDKRTCPCYIKRTT, via the exons ATG GTAGCACACACTCAACGGGAGTTTGGCATTCACATACATTACAAATTAGAATTCATGCAAAAAATGGGAAG TTTCAAGGAACGAGGCATTTTGAATGCCCTACACCTTTTGCCACCAGACAAGAAAAAACTGGGAGTGGTGATGGCATCATCAGGTAACGAGGGTGTGTCTCTGAGCTACCACGCAGCGAAAATGAATATCCCAGTCATTGTGATACTACCCATGTGCATACCAATAGAAAAGATGCAAAGATGTCATTTATACGGAGCGAAGGTGATAGTGCAGGGATCCAACTTGATGGAAGCGCAGAAATATGCGCGCGCTCTGGCGAAAGACAAGGGACTTACGTTCCTTAATGG ACGTGATCATCCACACATACTGGCTGGATACGGTTCAATGGCGCTGGAGATATTGGAGACCACGCCATTTTTAGACGCAGTGATCGTGCCGGTCGGCTCTGGAGGTTTGGCCGCTGCTACCGCTACCGTCGTCAAACACCTCAAGCCATCAGTACTAATTTAT GGTGTGCAGCCTGAGGCAATGCCGACATTTTTCAACTCGTTGGAAAGTGACGAACCAGTTCAACTAGCAATACAAACCAACATAGCGGATGCAGTCAGTGTCAGCAACGTTGGGTGTAACGCGTATGCAACCGCGAAACCTCTTTTAGACAAAATG CTGCTCGTCAAGGAAGACTGGGTCGCACGCGCCATGCTGCATTTATTAGAGAGAGAAAAGTTTATAGTAGAGGGCGCTGGGGCCTGCCCACTAGCCGCTATCATGGGAAACCTTGTTCCggagttaaaattaaaaaa TGTGGTGTGTATTCTAAGTGGAGGTAATGTGGACAATATACTACTGAACCGTTGCATGGAACGAGGATTAGCCTCCGAAGGTCGATTAATTATCTTTAGG GTCGGTATAAGGAACGACCCGATGGCTAAATCCAATTTAATGTCATTAATCTCAAGTGGAGGTTATAATATTCATCGCCATTTCCAAGACAATAGCTGGACAGAAGGTGATGCATACTATGTCGAG ATGAAAATGGTCTGCGAAGCAAAAGGTTTAGCACATGCTTTAGAATTGAAAAGGACAATAGATCGAGTCTACCCATGTACCGCCGTCTTCGAAAATGAACCATTTAATGATAAAAGGACTTGCCCTTGTTACATAAAGCGAACCACGtaa
- the LOC118275910 gene encoding L-threonine dehydratase catabolic TdcB isoform X1 produces the protein MSRKNEDYDEYCDPENPRIIKYDDIVDATQRIRPYVAHTPIMVAHTQREFGIHIHYKLEFMQKMGSFKERGILNALHLLPPDKKKLGVVMASSGNEGVSLSYHAAKMNIPVIVILPMCIPIEKMQRCHLYGAKVIVQGSNLMEAQKYARALAKDKGLTFLNGRDHPHILAGYGSMALEILETTPFLDAVIVPVGSGGLAAATATVVKHLKPSVLIYGVQPEAMPTFFNSLESDEPVQLAIQTNIADAVSVSNVGCNAYATAKPLLDKMLLVKEDWVARAMLHLLEREKFIVEGAGACPLAAIMGNLVPELKLKNVVCILSGGNVDNILLNRCMERGLASEGRLIIFRVGIRNDPMAKSNLMSLISSGGYNIHRHFQDNSWTEGDAYYVEMKMVCEAKGLAHALELKRTIDRVYPCTAVFENEPFNDKRTCPCYIKRTT, from the exons ATGTCTCGAAAAAAT GAAGATTACGATGAATATTGTGACCCTGAAAATCCAAGAATTATCAAGTATGACGATATCGTAGACGCTACGCAACGGATACGACCTTACGTGGCCCACACTCCCATAATG GTAGCACACACTCAACGGGAGTTTGGCATTCACATACATTACAAATTAGAATTCATGCAAAAAATGGGAAG TTTCAAGGAACGAGGCATTTTGAATGCCCTACACCTTTTGCCACCAGACAAGAAAAAACTGGGAGTGGTGATGGCATCATCAGGTAACGAGGGTGTGTCTCTGAGCTACCACGCAGCGAAAATGAATATCCCAGTCATTGTGATACTACCCATGTGCATACCAATAGAAAAGATGCAAAGATGTCATTTATACGGAGCGAAGGTGATAGTGCAGGGATCCAACTTGATGGAAGCGCAGAAATATGCGCGCGCTCTGGCGAAAGACAAGGGACTTACGTTCCTTAATGG ACGTGATCATCCACACATACTGGCTGGATACGGTTCAATGGCGCTGGAGATATTGGAGACCACGCCATTTTTAGACGCAGTGATCGTGCCGGTCGGCTCTGGAGGTTTGGCCGCTGCTACCGCTACCGTCGTCAAACACCTCAAGCCATCAGTACTAATTTAT GGTGTGCAGCCTGAGGCAATGCCGACATTTTTCAACTCGTTGGAAAGTGACGAACCAGTTCAACTAGCAATACAAACCAACATAGCGGATGCAGTCAGTGTCAGCAACGTTGGGTGTAACGCGTATGCAACCGCGAAACCTCTTTTAGACAAAATG CTGCTCGTCAAGGAAGACTGGGTCGCACGCGCCATGCTGCATTTATTAGAGAGAGAAAAGTTTATAGTAGAGGGCGCTGGGGCCTGCCCACTAGCCGCTATCATGGGAAACCTTGTTCCggagttaaaattaaaaaa TGTGGTGTGTATTCTAAGTGGAGGTAATGTGGACAATATACTACTGAACCGTTGCATGGAACGAGGATTAGCCTCCGAAGGTCGATTAATTATCTTTAGG GTCGGTATAAGGAACGACCCGATGGCTAAATCCAATTTAATGTCATTAATCTCAAGTGGAGGTTATAATATTCATCGCCATTTCCAAGACAATAGCTGGACAGAAGGTGATGCATACTATGTCGAG ATGAAAATGGTCTGCGAAGCAAAAGGTTTAGCACATGCTTTAGAATTGAAAAGGACAATAGATCGAGTCTACCCATGTACCGCCGTCTTCGAAAATGAACCATTTAATGATAAAAGGACTTGCCCTTGTTACATAAAGCGAACCACGtaa
- the LOC118275912 gene encoding L-threonine dehydratase catabolic TdcB-like, which translates to MPKKRNRPPSPAPSPVKEKETLGLSPAVLGKRDFVKKDYWCPSPSSNDFDPYSDPFNPKTVNYSQVVKADEIIKESIPSTPLLKSKCCDMFGMDLYFKIETGSRTGCFHERSALYALLMLTPEERKGGVFTASVGNWAMSLAYQGQILRVNVTVVLPAHTQLSIISHCQDYGANVVLHGKTVFEARKRAFKIIHDQGGHGVYISGYDHPNVIAAAGSIGIEILDQLPDTEAILVPIGGGGLIAGIAAFVKHVKPNVLIYGIEPGKSCSFAKAMQNESPYKIEAEMGLAASLTIPKVGDNAFHTARSLIDKMVLIHDDFTARAIVHLIEMEKIIAEGAGAISLGALMCMPDILPELQGKKVVTIVTGGNIDLWPLKRAMIQGKAVEHRVVPINLVITPRNTDLPSQAFRVLQEMDCNLLHCEFSGNHDWMEENKFMQHSLTIICETKGHKHACLMRHVMEKLFPGQCEFDSEVFKPIVICSCFPKLIY; encoded by the exons ATGCCTAAAAAGCGGAACAGACCTCCGTCACCAGCACCATCTCCTGTAAAAGAGAAGGAAACGCTTGGCCTATCGCCAGCAGTACTCGGCAAACGAGATTTCGTCAAGAAAGATTATTGGTGTCCA AGTCCCTCGAGCAATGATTTCGACCCCTATTCCGATCCATTCAATCCGAAAACTGTGAATTACAGTCAAGTTGTTAAAGCTgatgaaataattaaagaatCTATTCCTTCTACTCCACTCTTG AAATCCAAATGCTGCGATATGTTTGGGATGGatttatactttaaaatagAGACTGGTAGTAGAACTGGATG TTTCCATGAACGATCAGCGTTGTACGCTCTGCTCATGTTGACGCCAGAGGAACGTAAAGGGGGCGTCTTTACGGCATCCGTAGGAAATTGGGCTATG TCTTTAGCCTATCAGGGACAGATACTTCGCGTGAACGTGACGGTGGTGCTCCCTGCGCACACGCAGTTGTCCATCATCAGCCACTGCCAAGACTACGGCGCCAACGTCGTACTGCATGGGAAGACCGTTTTCGAAGCGAGAAAACGCGCTTTCAAAATAATACACGATCAAGGAGGTCATGGCGTCTATATCAGCgg CTACGACCATCCCAACGTGATAGCAGCAGCAGGATCTATCGGCATTGAGATATTGGACCAGCTTCCCGACACAGAGGCAATTCTTGTTCCCATCGGCGGTGGAGGATTAATAGCTGGCATTGCCGCGTTCGTCAAACACGTCAAGCCAAATGTTCTGATTTAT GGCATAGAGCCGGGCAAAAGCTGCAGTTTTGCAAAAGCCATGCAGAACGAGAGCCCATACAAAATCGAAGCCGAAATGGGTCTCGCAGCCTCCCTAACTATTCCTAAAGTAGGCGATAATGCTTTCCACACAGCCAGATCGCTTATCGATAAAATG GTGTTAATCCACGATGACTTCACGGCTCGAGCAATAGTACATCTAATAGAGATGGAGAAAATTATAGCGGAAGGTGCTGGAGCCATCAGCCTGGGAGCTCTCATGTGCATGCCCGACATACTGCCCGAGTTACAAGGGAAAAA GGTAGTGACCATCGTGACTGGAGGTAACATAGACCTATGGCCTTTGAAACGAGCCATGATACAAGGGAAGGCTGTGGAACATCGCGTCGTACCCATAAAC TTAGTTATAACCCCTCGCAATACAGATTTACCGAGTCAAGCATTCAGGGTATTACAAGAAATGgattgcaatttattgcattGTGAATTTTCTGGCAACCACGACTGGATGGAGGAGAATAAATTTATGCAGCACAGT CTGACCATTATCTGTGAGACCAAAGGCCACAAGCACGCTTGTCTAATGAGGCATGTGATGGAGAAGCTCTTCCCAGGCCAGTGTGAATTCGACAGCGAAGTCTTCAAACCGATCGTCATTTGTTCGTGCTTCCCAAAACTTATTTACTGA
- the LOC118275914 gene encoding L-threonine ammonia-lyase — MNPQDDPEYDENCDPDKPRKIKYEDILAASRRMVGQIVRTQCPRAHMSETLGVELYMKQEFLQYSGCFKERGVRNALVLLSDEQKKLGVITSSFGNNGIAMAYNSAILGIPCSVVMPVNASIFKRMLAEKLGAKIILYGRDMADAKRHAMMLAKEKKLTFINGFDHPNIIEGQGTVGIEIVEQLPTVDAVLVPCGGGSLLTGVAIAIKHLKPDTEIYGIETDKTCSMVEALKKNERVFIPIDSTIADALSVNRVGVNTFFNLKGIVDKMVVVKEDWVARAVMHIVEEEKFVVEGAGAVGVAALMAGLFPNLRGKKVVTICTGGNMDTTTLGRALERGMAAEGRLLKFKVSVADKPNGLADMCTMLAGIGASVRDCVPERACVTGDVTRIQWKVIAETRGWDHTKELVDLIKKNFKEYLFQEETERPEKTLSGKRGPCLAPNPVCMQK, encoded by the exons atgaacCCTCAAGAC GACCCTGAATATGACGAGAATTGTGATCCCGATAAACCCCGAAAGATAAAATATGAAGATATCTTGGCTGCATCTCGACGGATGGTGGGCCAAATTGTGCGAACACAATGCCCG CGCGCTCACATGTCGGAGACGCTGGGAGTAGAATTATACATGAAGCAAGAGTTCCTACAGTACTCGGGATG tttcAAGGAGCGTGGAGTTCGCAACGCTCTGGTATTGTTGAGCGACGAACAGAAGAAACTTGGTGTGATCACATCCAGCTTCGGTAACAATGGCATTGCCATGGCTTACAACTCTGCTATACTAGGCATACCGTGCAGCGTCGTGATGCCGGTCAATGCTTCCATCTTCAAAAGAATGCTCGCCGAGAAACTCGGTGCGAAGATCATACTTTATGGCAGGGATATGGCAGACGCCAAACGGCATGCCATGATGCTAGCTAAGGAGAAAAAGTTGACGTTCATCAACGG TTTCGACCACCCCAACATAATAGAAGGCCAGGGCACCGTTGGCATTGAGATTGTAGAACAGCTTCCCACGGTGGATGCAGTACTGGTGCCATGTGGAGGTGGATCCCTCCTGACAGGAGTCGCCATTGCTATCAAACATCTTAAACCTGACACTGAAATTTAT GGAATCGAAACAGATAAAACTTGCAGCATGGTGGAAGCACtgaagaagaacgagcgagTGTTTATACCAATAGATTCAACGATTGCTGACGCACTGTCTGTTAATAGAGTTGGAGTCAACACCTTCTTCAACCTGAAAGGGATAGTTgataaaatg GTGGTTGTGAAAGAGGATTGGGTAGCGCGTGCAGTAATGCACATTGTGGAGGAAGAAAAGTTTGTAGTGGAAGGCGCCGGCGCAGTAGGCGTGGCAGCTCTAATGGCCGGCCTTTTCCCTAACTTGAGGGGCAAGAA AGTAGTTACCATTTGTACTGGTGGCAATATGGACACGACGACGTTGGGGCGTGCTTTGGAGCGTGGCATGGCAGCTGAGGGTCGGCTGCTAAAGTTCAAGGTGTCGGTGGCGGACAAGCCCAACGGCCTGGCCGACATGTGCACCATGCTCGCCGGCATCGGCGCCAGCGTGCGGGACTGCGTGCCAGAGCGCGCATGCGTCACTGGAGATGTCACAAGAATACAG TGGAAAGTAATTGCCGAAACAAGGGGCTGGGACCACACCAAAGAGCTGGTGGACTTGATCAAGAAAAATTTCAAGGAATATCTTTTCCAAGAGGAGACAGAGAGGCCAGAGAAAACGCTGAGCGGCAAACGCGGCCCCTGTCTCGCGCCGAACCCTGTGTGTATGCAAAAGTAA